The Bombus fervidus isolate BK054 chromosome 3, iyBomFerv1, whole genome shotgun sequence genome includes a window with the following:
- the F gene encoding espin protein forked isoform X5 yields MGVHERSEAHRTDVTGRMARDRSGSEYSENMSDATTCSCTTSSADKCSLRGCGMFQEPFFLHPPGSRPRDGIYINPMSAYIGEPVKPKDTESFYLHSPHDLVYTRITRLFADTDKHRHFEKKDETLTVKVDVHFNNGVLDRSSGENGYTTKAEMTREPSEHAYEQICLRQDPETAGIVASPQRKVQIDNVSDRSRSRKTDRRYSRSSSASESSNVSSEIPCFSSSASTPSLSRNSSNERAGKKFTVESSSHEKKNTTSTSSQVESEKEIKPANGGVSFAKPPPPPPPPPLPEKEDVVVLVVNAKQNAEPITRDEKRDVSGETNRNGRTENGAHLASAAINKSDVSCGEHQQPEVPPASPPADTEEIKTNQTSHLVNKHMVLPFIPPKFANADSNTLLKPSEYLKSICKISSKSSLLKARSVDNLDIQSRSGDRREGFVRPEGTEEQEQEELREALAERGATRKATRELEEEEEEEDRVVVVVEEGKESTAGPPPPPLSPLQKSRRINEESSTVAMTDLESQKTLQPLATISIQDLTSIQLRRTSAKMNATKTFSAPPPRSVSMTNVSEPFFVQKTDLIAELKRTKDIPGIKKMKVEMAQVEKTQEQNLMSEINKAFNVSNFVDQIPEKDSSGNVIPIWKRQMLARKAAERAKKELEEQLARENEERRQKAIPAWKRQLLAKKDNEEKRLNQVCATPTAKVDAVATPTPTPTPTSRRDVSPSSISSRTTHRHEEKPDAEEKKPADANSSHQGSHGTQSNETDDDAQIIPWRAQLRKTSSKLNILD; encoded by the exons CCGATGTCACCGGCAGAATGGCCAGGGATCGTTCCGGTTCAGAATATTCGGAGAACATGAGCGACGCCACGACTTGCAGCTGCACGACGAGTTCCGCTGACAAG TGTTCGTTGCGCGGCTGCGGTATGTTTCAAGAGCCGTTTTTCCTACATCCACCTGGCTCGCGACCACGCGATGGAATCTACATAAATCCGATGAGCGCGTACATCGGCGAGCCTGTAAAGCCGAAGGATACAGAGTCCTTTTATCTGCACAGCCCGCACGATCTCGTCTACACGAGGATTACGCGATTGTTCGCCGACACGGACAAGCATCGACACTTTGAGAAGAAGGACGAGACTTTGACTG TGAAAGTGGACGTACACTTCAACAATGGCGTTCTCGACCGATCGTCCGGCGAAAACGGCTACACGACCAAAGCCGAAATGACGCGCGAGCCGTCCGAACACGCGTACGAGCAAATCTGTTTACGCCAGGATCCTGAGACCGCTGGCATCGTCGCCAGCCCGCAGAGGAAGGTGCAGATCGACAACGTATCCGATCGCAG CCGATCTCGAAAAACCGATCGCAGATACAGTAGATCGAGTAGCGCGAGCGAGTCGTCGAACGTCAGCAGCGAGATTCCTTGCTTCTCGTCGAGCGCGTCGACGCCGTCGCTGTCGCGGAACAGCAGCAACGAACGAGCCGGAAAGAAGTTTACCGTGGAGTCGTCGTCGCACG AGAAAAAGAACACGACCAGTACGTCGTCGCAAGTAGAAAGCGAAAAGGAGATCAAACCGGCGAACGGCGGAGTCAG CTTCGCCAAGCCACCGCCTCCACCACCACCGCCCCCACTACCGGAGAAGGAAGACGTCGTGGTGCTCGTGGTGAACGCCAAGCAAAACGCGGAACCTATAACCAGGGACGAGAAAAGAGACGTCTCCGGTGAAACGAACCGGAATGGAAGAACCGAGAACGGAGCACACCTTGCATCTGCAG CGATCAACAAGTCCGACGTATCCTGCGGCGAGCATCAGCAGCCGGAAGTGCCTCCTGCCAGTCCACCGGCGGACACCGAGGAAATTAAGACGAACCAAACGTCCCATCTGGTCAATAAACATATGGTGCTACCGTTCATACCGCCCAAGTTCGCCAACGCGGACTCCAACACTCTGCTCAAGCCGTCCGAGTATCTCAAGAGCATCTGCAAGATTTCGTCAAAGAGCAGCCTGTTGAAAGCAAG ATCGGTCGACAATTTGGACATACAAAGTAGAAGCGGTGACCGAAGAGAAGGCTTCGTCAGACCGGAAGGGACCGAGGAACAGGAGCAAGAAGAACTGAGGGAGGCTTTAGCGGAGAGGGGTGCCACGCGCAAAGCAACTCGGGAGctggaggaggaggaagaggaagaggatagggtggtggtggtggtcgAAGAGGGAAAGGAATCGACTGCAGGACCTCCGCCGCCACCGTTGTCACCGCTTCAAAAATCTCGACGTATCAACGAGGAGTCCAGCACGGTGGCCATGACCGATCTCGAATCACAGAAAACCCTGCAGCCACTCGCCACCATCAGCATTCAAGATCTGACCAGTATCCAACTGCGAAGAACTTCCGCGAAAATGAACGCGACGAAAACGTTCTCCGCGCCTCCGCCGCGCAGCGTATCTATGACGAACG TTTCAGAGCCGTTCTTCGTACAAAAGACCGATTTGATCGCGGAACTGAAGAGAACCAAGGACATCCCTGGAATCAAGAAGATGAAGGTGGAGATGGCGCAGGTGGAGAAGACACAGGAGCAGAATCTCATGTCGGAGATCAACAAGGCGTTCAACGTTTCGAATTTCGTGGATCAG ATCCCAGAGAAAGACAGTTCGGGGAACGTGATACCGATATGGAAACGACAGATGCTGGCGCGAAAGGCTGCCGAGCGAGCGAAGAAAGAATTGGAGGAGCAGCTCGCCAGGGAAAACGAAGAGAGACGACAGAAAGCGATTCCTGCTTGGAAGAGGCAGCTCCTCGCCAAAAAGgacaacgaagaaaaaag ACTGAACCAAGTGTGCGCGACGCCAACAGCCAAAGTAGACGCGGTGGCGACGCCGACGCCAACGCCGACGCCGACATCGAGGAGGGATGTTTCGCCTTCGTCTATCTCATCGCGCACTACCCACCGACACGAAGAGAAACCGGACGCCGAGGAGAAGAAGCCTGCCGACGCGAACTCCTCGCATCAAGGATCGCACGGGACGCAGTCAAACGAAACAGACGACGACGCTCAAATTATTCCGTGGCGAGCACAGCTTAGGAAGACCTCCAGCAAACTCAATATTTTGGATTAA
- the F gene encoding espin protein forked isoform X7, which translates to MGVHCSLRGCGMFQEPFFLHPPGSRPRDGIYINPMSAYIGEPVKPKDTESFYLHSPHDLVYTRITRLFADTDKHRHFEKKDETLTVKVDVHFNNGVLDRSSGENGYTTKAEMTREPSEHAYEQICLRQDPETAGIVASPQRKVQIDNVSDRSRSRKTDRRYSRSSSASESSNVSSEIPCFSSSASTPSLSRNSSNERAGKKFTVESSSHGTLNRRVRFQMTIADRSSIRFSEKKNTTSTSSQVESEKEIKPANGGVSFAKPPPPPPPPPLPEKEDVVVLVVNAKQNAEPITRDEKRDVSGETNRNGRTENGAHLASAAINKSDVSCGEHQQPEVPPASPPADTEEIKTNQTSHLVNKHMVLPFIPPKFANADSNTLLKPSEYLKSICKISSKSSLLKARSVDNLDIQSRSGDRREGFVRPEGTEEQEQEELREALAERGATRKATRELEEEEEEEDRVVVVVEEGKESTAGPPPPPLSPLQKSRRINEESSTVAMTDLESQKTLQPLATISIQDLTSIQLRRTSAKMNATKTFSAPPPRSVSMTNVSEPFFVQKTDLIAELKRTKDIPGIKKMKVEMAQVEKTQEQNLMSEINKAFNVSNFVDQIPEKDSSGNVIPIWKRQMLARKAAERAKKELEEQLARENEERRQKAIPAWKRQLLAKKDNEEKRLNQVCATPTAKVDAVATPTPTPTPTSRRDVSPSSISSRTTHRHEEKPDAEEKKPADANSSHQGSHGTQSNETDDDAQIIPWRAQLRKTSSKLNILD; encoded by the exons TGTTCGTTGCGCGGCTGCGGTATGTTTCAAGAGCCGTTTTTCCTACATCCACCTGGCTCGCGACCACGCGATGGAATCTACATAAATCCGATGAGCGCGTACATCGGCGAGCCTGTAAAGCCGAAGGATACAGAGTCCTTTTATCTGCACAGCCCGCACGATCTCGTCTACACGAGGATTACGCGATTGTTCGCCGACACGGACAAGCATCGACACTTTGAGAAGAAGGACGAGACTTTGACTG TGAAAGTGGACGTACACTTCAACAATGGCGTTCTCGACCGATCGTCCGGCGAAAACGGCTACACGACCAAAGCCGAAATGACGCGCGAGCCGTCCGAACACGCGTACGAGCAAATCTGTTTACGCCAGGATCCTGAGACCGCTGGCATCGTCGCCAGCCCGCAGAGGAAGGTGCAGATCGACAACGTATCCGATCGCAG CCGATCTCGAAAAACCGATCGCAGATACAGTAGATCGAGTAGCGCGAGCGAGTCGTCGAACGTCAGCAGCGAGATTCCTTGCTTCTCGTCGAGCGCGTCGACGCCGTCGCTGTCGCGGAACAGCAGCAACGAACGAGCCGGAAAGAAGTTTACCGTGGAGTCGTCGTCGCACGGTACGTTGAATCGACGAGTGCGTTTCCAAATGACAATCGCTGATCGATCGTCCATACGATTTTCAGAGAAAAAGAACACGACCAGTACGTCGTCGCAAGTAGAAAGCGAAAAGGAGATCAAACCGGCGAACGGCGGAGTCAG CTTCGCCAAGCCACCGCCTCCACCACCACCGCCCCCACTACCGGAGAAGGAAGACGTCGTGGTGCTCGTGGTGAACGCCAAGCAAAACGCGGAACCTATAACCAGGGACGAGAAAAGAGACGTCTCCGGTGAAACGAACCGGAATGGAAGAACCGAGAACGGAGCACACCTTGCATCTGCAG CGATCAACAAGTCCGACGTATCCTGCGGCGAGCATCAGCAGCCGGAAGTGCCTCCTGCCAGTCCACCGGCGGACACCGAGGAAATTAAGACGAACCAAACGTCCCATCTGGTCAATAAACATATGGTGCTACCGTTCATACCGCCCAAGTTCGCCAACGCGGACTCCAACACTCTGCTCAAGCCGTCCGAGTATCTCAAGAGCATCTGCAAGATTTCGTCAAAGAGCAGCCTGTTGAAAGCAAG ATCGGTCGACAATTTGGACATACAAAGTAGAAGCGGTGACCGAAGAGAAGGCTTCGTCAGACCGGAAGGGACCGAGGAACAGGAGCAAGAAGAACTGAGGGAGGCTTTAGCGGAGAGGGGTGCCACGCGCAAAGCAACTCGGGAGctggaggaggaggaagaggaagaggatagggtggtggtggtggtcgAAGAGGGAAAGGAATCGACTGCAGGACCTCCGCCGCCACCGTTGTCACCGCTTCAAAAATCTCGACGTATCAACGAGGAGTCCAGCACGGTGGCCATGACCGATCTCGAATCACAGAAAACCCTGCAGCCACTCGCCACCATCAGCATTCAAGATCTGACCAGTATCCAACTGCGAAGAACTTCCGCGAAAATGAACGCGACGAAAACGTTCTCCGCGCCTCCGCCGCGCAGCGTATCTATGACGAACG TTTCAGAGCCGTTCTTCGTACAAAAGACCGATTTGATCGCGGAACTGAAGAGAACCAAGGACATCCCTGGAATCAAGAAGATGAAGGTGGAGATGGCGCAGGTGGAGAAGACACAGGAGCAGAATCTCATGTCGGAGATCAACAAGGCGTTCAACGTTTCGAATTTCGTGGATCAG ATCCCAGAGAAAGACAGTTCGGGGAACGTGATACCGATATGGAAACGACAGATGCTGGCGCGAAAGGCTGCCGAGCGAGCGAAGAAAGAATTGGAGGAGCAGCTCGCCAGGGAAAACGAAGAGAGACGACAGAAAGCGATTCCTGCTTGGAAGAGGCAGCTCCTCGCCAAAAAGgacaacgaagaaaaaag ACTGAACCAAGTGTGCGCGACGCCAACAGCCAAAGTAGACGCGGTGGCGACGCCGACGCCAACGCCGACGCCGACATCGAGGAGGGATGTTTCGCCTTCGTCTATCTCATCGCGCACTACCCACCGACACGAAGAGAAACCGGACGCCGAGGAGAAGAAGCCTGCCGACGCGAACTCCTCGCATCAAGGATCGCACGGGACGCAGTCAAACGAAACAGACGACGACGCTCAAATTATTCCGTGGCGAGCACAGCTTAGGAAGACCTCCAGCAAACTCAATATTTTGGATTAA